Proteins encoded in a region of the Salminus brasiliensis chromosome 2, fSalBra1.hap2, whole genome shotgun sequence genome:
- the LOC140549742 gene encoding uncharacterized protein, producing MDRLQPPRPLCVDSDNLSRSWKSWREEFMLYVDLTVDDDDEKTTVKLFSYLVCESGGQLLDTLMGEAAKETWTIRDIVASFDAHCNPSVNETGERYGSFSRNQGSSENIDCCVTELKLLVNTCNFGPLRDSLIRDRTVCGSNSNGMRDRLLREKNLALDTCVQLCRAAELSRENAKAISGPSVEEVHAVQRPVLHKQAVESVDCKFCGKLHEKSKQKCPAYGTFCFTTRWFYYQGFLC from the coding sequence ATGGACAGATTGCAACCTCCACGACCGCTGTGCGTAGACTCAGACAACCTCTCAAGGTCATGGAAGAGCTGGAGAGAGGAGTTTATGCTTTATGTGGATCTAACCGTGGACGACGACGACGAAAAGACCACAGTGAAACTGTTCAGCTATCTCGTCTGCGAGAGCGGAGGACAGTTGCTGGACACACTGATGGGTGAGGCAGCAAAGGAGACGTGGACAATAAGGGACATTGTCGCTTCGTTTGATGCTCACTGCAATCCCAGTGTCAACGAAACTGGGGAACGTTATGGGTCTTTCTCCAGAAACCAAGGCTCGAGTGAAAACATAGACTGCTGTGTCACAGAGCTGAAACTGTTGGTGAACACATGTAACTTCGGCCCGCTGCGGGACTCACTCATTCGGGATCGCACCGTGTGTGGGAGCAACAGCAACGGCATGCGGGATCGTCTACTCCGCGAGAAGAACCTGGCTCTCGACACTTGCGTTCAGCTGTGCAGAGCCGCGGAGCTGTCCCGGGAGAACGCTAAAGCCATCTCCGGACCCTCAGTGGAGGAGGTACACGCAGTGCAAAGACCAGTGCTCCACAAACAGGCGGTGGAGTCAGTGGACTGCAAGTTTTGTGGCAAATTGcatgagaaaagcaaacagaaatGCCCAGCATACG